The Dreissena polymorpha isolate Duluth1 chromosome 2, UMN_Dpol_1.0, whole genome shotgun sequence nucleotide sequence TAAGGAACTGAAGTCTTttcttttttatcaaaatataacatcataagcaagaaattgtttttttcaacaataaGCACCTGGTGATTTCAACGTAATGATAGTAATGAAAACATCCAAATAagtaacattaaataataaagttATGCAATGGATATTATTTAATTACGGTAAACTTGAAAGCATTGTCATTTGTGAAGATGTTGAAGTATATTCTGACAAAACGGAGTAATTTTTAGAAAGAGAAATTTTGAGAGGGGttagttttacattttttattataaagacaAAACGTTATGGTTTTATAATCCGATTATGTTTCAACGCGCTTAACCATTTACCCCTCCCCCCGATTATGGGATATAAACCGTCCGTTTACATTCGTCGCAGTTTAAAGCCGTGGCCCTTTTCTTATGATCCTCACACGTACCCATTTATACTACTGGGTAGAGAGGGGCGTACGCGATTTTTTTTTGCTCGGGAAAATGCCGTGGTCTGAGCGAGATTCGAACCTCGAACCAGAGACCTTCCGATTCCTAGATGAGAGTTCTACCACTACAACACGGTcccatgatgatgatgaggtgGAAGAGACGAACATAATATGAAGAGACTGTACCAGCATTAATACAGTTATCTTGAAATCATATTACACACTCGTCATACTGAAAGAGGAAACAGTTATTTAACGCGCAAGTCATACCAGAAGTGGATCCACACTCGCCGGTACAGGAAGATTCGCAGCTCGATCCGCATTCTGATGTCTTTAGCTGAATCACCTATAAGCAAAAAACGGCATCGCTTTATGTCAGCCTGTTTAGACACGGAAAGTACTTTAATGCCTATGATTTTGACACTACATGTGCAATAACATTTATGCGTAATCATTCGTAATTATATTTCGCATTGTTTGTTTTGCAAAAGTTCAGTATCGTATAAAAATGTAATGAGTGTTAAATTTCATGATTTCGTATTCTGCACTAACGTGTCATTCTTTTACCGGATTTAAAAGTATTCTTTTAGTGTTAAATGTTATTCATAAATTGAAGCATATTATTCCGTATCTATTTATATCGCATCACAGTGTAGCCTATAGTTTCATTTATAGTTTTGCATTTATCTTATAATATCGTTTCCCATCGTATCGATACTTACGTGTGTCGTCTCTTCACAGCCGGAAGTGCACGACGGCTGCTTGCAGGCGCAGCGAGGACAGCCGTCACTGCCGGCATCCATAAGCACGTACCCGTTAGTGCAGCTCGCCATACACTGGACCGTAACGTCACACGCGTGCACAGCTACTTCCGGTTTTTTTTCGCATACGTCATGGCAGACGCCTTTGGAATAAACATAAGTTAAAGCAATTTTTGATTAGCTTAATTGCATAATTTGCACGACAAAGACGTTACGTGTTGTTATAGACAGTTGTTGATGTATAAGAAGAAATCCTGAGAACGTTCACAGAGCAAGCATCGATCTCAGGACCTCGATGGACGGACATCGTAGTTATCATGTCAGTTAAGTTGTTTGAACAAGTTTATTTTTCATTCGCAGGAATTTAAATCAAAACGGGGTTGATATAAATTTACGATGACGTCACTTGACGCTGGTTACTATACGTCGTTTAATGTCATTAAAGTTTCACGACATCATCAGAGGGGTAAAAACGTGACATACAAGATGGCGACATACATGCCGAGACATATACCCTTTATTAGTATTATTCATTGTTTTAATGCCGCTAACTATCCAGCCATATCAGAAAGAAAGTGGTaaagcgtttatttcgtgtttgaattcgctctatatatcgactttactcgatGCGAtatttcttagcgggagctgtaattttatGACCAAGAAAGTGAGCGGAATTAACCCTATCTGATTATTGTATTTGCCAAAAGCATTTTATAGTAATTTCAAGCTAGGATAACAGTAAAACAAAGTTATAATTACACTTTTAATGTTAGAATGGCACTTCTTATGTTTGATTAGCGATTAACATGTTTGAGTAAAAACGGATTTTTAGACTAATAATGTCCAGATAAAAACAGAATAATATCACCATATATTATAAGGTCACCGTTGTTTACCCTCAGTTATCATTACACAATTTTGCATAAAGCCCGATGAAACACTAAGGAGCTGTTTATCCGCTAAAAAACAACGGTTCAGATATCAGATGCTTATGAATCGAATCATAAGCGAGGTGTCTTCTTTTCCTATATCAAACTTTATTTAAGTCATCAGAAGATCACTTGTACTACCGCCAGTTCGTGTTCCTGtctgataaataaaaaaagaaacgaaaTGTTTCTTCATTGCTTTCATCAATACTAACTTGTCTGGGTATTGATGCAGGTGCATTGTGGGCATCCGTCATGTCCTTCCGTCCCAAGCGTGTATCCGTGCGCGCATTCGGACATGCACTTGACGGTGCCTGAGCACTTACTGATAAGTGTGCTTACGCCTGGAAAAGTAACACGTGAAGTATAACAACCAAAACACAATATTAAATCGTCTTCTTCAGGCCAATAATGATAATAGTAACacatactatttaaaaaaaatattatgatacaATTGTAGACTGGATAATTTTCACTTTGCAATTAAAGTAGTGCGGCTACCTGTGCTGGGTTGTGGCGCAGTCACCTGAACTTGTGGCTTCACGTTTGTTACTGAAAAATATGAAGTATGggattgtttttaaacaatatgttaagCATCGATTTCCTAAATTGGCTACtgtaaacatctaattaattttttttctaaatatctACATAAAATAAGGTTGTATAACAGTCAAAATAATACCATAACATAGAAAAGAGGATTTGTATGGGCATGACACTCTTTAACGGATTGATAATGCAATAAGCACCACACACAGAttgatgacgtcatcaactgcatGCATGCGTAAATCTTCAGAACCACGTGTCTTTAACACTACACTCAAGCACGTCTTCATactgttcaaatgtcaaaaattaaaacattctcattcagggtgcaggatcacgtgaatGTGCCTGGTGCCCAATAAAACGTTAATggttgtaaacacaccggtaagtgctgctttattccaaataacgttttaaaacattttttcttaagaatttcaatagTGCATCAAAGAcagattttatgctgcttatggcaatacgcctgtgctcttgtttaaatattccATGTATACGGCATGATTATATTTCACGCAACATGAACATTTTAtaaccgatttcagacgtattcaaggatttattcttattccttaagatatcggcacaaactgcaagaaaaaatgtCTTGAATTAAACACTAAagagttttgcaaatgtattttataacttgagatatttgcaaaaataaagtttttaacggtgtgtttacattctgtccagcccgtgtgtaaatccctgaaaaccccgCTGATTCTGCACTAATTTATTGTGCGATATTGAAGTTCAGACGAAGACTATTCGTTCTCATTCTTCGTGATCATTTATGATAAACACCTGTAATGTTAAGTTCACTTTTAAAATTCCCAAAaccaaaaaagtaaaataattgtgtatttaaataCGAGGTACATGATTCAGCAAATCGAGTTTATGACGCGAATGATAAAGTGCATGACATTTGTGATGATACCTTCAAAGAAAAGTTCATGCGTCAGTCTATTCTGTTAATTATGCCTACGATTGTCACAATAGTGATGAAATATATCAGCGAACAACGGATGTCTTTATCCGGCTATTCTGAACGATTCCGACGACATAGCATTTCATTCGTGTTTGAATTATACAATACATCCCTATAGAAGCGGTGCATGATGGGATGACACGCACCGGAAATACATTCACAGGTCGGGCAGCCATCTTGTCCGCACTTGTAAGCATGTCTACAAGTAAGCGGACAGTCAAAATTGCCAGCGCAATAGAGCGGTTGTTGTTTCGAAAGCGGTGCTGAAAGAGAGACATAAACTGAACTTTACCATCGCACTGATAACAAATGTATTTGGTTGAATTAATAAGATATAGATGTTTCATTAAATTATGAGAATGTTTTTGTCCAATTTAAATCATGGGAAATTGTATGGAACCTCGCGACCATGAAGCATGTAATAaactttcattattattttaccaATGTCGACGTACATGCGTATTGGGCTACATAAATTGAATAAGCACTTTAATAGAGCACATGGATTGTTTCAATGCCAGAaaataaaagaatatttattaaatggaTATTTGAATAGTTTAAGGCATTAACAGAATTTCTAAGGACTCTTAATTGTAGtataaaattttatataaatactgCATTAACATAAGTTTAAAAATTCAAGGACAGTTATCATGATTTACCTTCCGGCTGCCCGACGCATGTGCAACTGGGACATCCGTTGCGGTCGGTGGCGAACCCTTGCATGCATTGGGAGGAGCAATTGAAGAACGTCACGCAATGTTTAGGTTTGAGCGGAAGAATATTTATCGATCTGCGTGTATCTgataaaaataaagaagtgagacgtttatatttttaaaaaattatttcgGTTGTACATATGAATAGTTTTGTAGTAGTTCATAATACGAagaatattattgtttaatgtatttgttttgggcCACACGTTAAAAGACAACACCATTATATGTTTGTTGATAGCATATAAAGGTATGcagacattataatttaaatgaaaatctttaaggTGTTGCTTACAAAACATTTTACGCACGCTTTTTCCAAAACTCTTTTCTTACAGGTCGACATGGGTTATGTTCGTTATGAAtccatgtttaaattgtttttaaatgatttaactgTAAATAACATAACATCAAACGgcctaattatttaaaaataataattattaaaggtCGATCAAATGTACCTTCTTGCACTATGTATGAGGGGACGCTTCCGCTTCCGCTTGCGCATACGCAGATAGGACATCCCTGCGCTTCGGACCAGTGAAGATTGTAGCCGCTGGTACAGCTTTCCATGCACTTTAGCGCAACCGGACATTCCTTAATAATGGCGATCATTTCTGCACCCGTCAATTCGGAAGTTGTTCCGGATCCGGTGGTGGGTGACCCATTACCCGTACCTCCCTTCGAGCCTCCGTTAGCCGCCCCCGCAGCGGAAGAGAATGGACCGGTACCACTTCCGCTTTGTGCGTTCCCCATCCCGCCCATCACGGACCCGGAGTTACCCATTACATAGGGGCCAGTACCGTAACCTCCTACGTTCTGCTCGATGTTCCCACCGGAACCGTCCGTGAGATGTCCTGGTCCCGCACCATAGCTGTTGTCGAACCCACTCCCATACGGATTTCCACCAAATGTTCCGAATGGATTGTTACCACCGCTTCCGCTACCGCTGCCCCCAGCTTGTGCGCCGTTTCCACTTGAACCAGCGCCGCTGTAGGGTCCCGATCCACTAGAGCCGCTCCCGCCATTCATAGCTCCTGCAAAGGGTCCACCGTTTGCGTTTCCGCCCGCCGCTACTGAATAAGGACTCATGGGTAGCCCGCTGTTGTTGTTCGCTTGTCCGCCGTTACCGGAAGTCATTGCGAAAGGTCCAGTTCCGCCAGTGCCAGGAGCTTGTCCAAACTGACCGCTAGATGACCCACCTGCTAGATTCGCACCTGTCTGTCCGCCCGATCCGTAATTCGCGCCACTCCCTATAGCTCCATTTCCGGTACCCATGGCTCCTGATCCTGCGGTGTGACCTCCGTTCAACGGCGTCCCGTTACCGGATCCGTTCATATTATGAAACTGACCTGACGATGTGCCACTGCCTTGTCCATTTGAAAACGGTCCGTCAGTGCCACCATTCGCCCATCCCTTTCCGTTCGCTGAGCCGCTTTGCCAGTTCGATCCCAGACTTGAGGAATAGGGACCACCATTGCCACCGGAACCACCGTTCGCGAGTTGATTAAAAGGACCACTTCCGGTTCCTTGACCTGGGGATCCATTACCGGAACTTCCACTTGCCATTCCAGCGCCGTTGCCAGCTGGACCCCCTGAAACGGGTTTAAAAGGACCACCACTTTCGCTACCAGTCCCACCAGTAGCTGGTCCGGGGTTAAACGGTGACGCCATTCCGGCCCCTGAGCCCGATCCTCCCCCAGTTGCCATTGAGCCACTGCCTGTTGCAGATCCGGGTTGGAAAGGAGAAACAGCGGAACCACTTCCTGATCCAAAGGTTTGGTCAATATTGTTAAAATTACCGAATTGTGAAACAGACCCCGCGCCCCCGCCGTCAACCTGGTGAATTGAACCCGAACCCAAACCAGAACCATTATCTATATTGCCGTTTCCGTACGGGTTTGAACCTGACTGAACATCTGGGAAGCTACCATGCTGGGATAAACCGTTACCAGTGTCTGTTTGGTGTGCGTTATTAAAGTTTCCATTCGGAGAAGCATTTCCGTTCGCGCTTCCGTCAGTTTGCGTAATGCTTCCTCCAAGGCCGCCCATCGAACTGTCGGTGTTATTGTTTCCTGGTAAACACCCAAATGGTCCGCACGAGTCAACAGTCGGAGCGAAGCCGGTTCCGGGATTCTGTCCCACGCTGTTTCCGGTCGACGCACCTCCTCCCATTGTCGCAGTGAAAGGACCAGAACCAGACACTGAACCACCGTTGCTGCCAGATCCTGTTGTTGATGTGAAACCCATTCCGCCACTGGATCCTGTGCCATGTCCACTCGAACTACCAAACCCGGAACCACCATTGACGCCTGCGCTGTTCCCACCGGGAAGCCCAAGTCCCATTCCAGATCCGCCCGAAGAACTGCTACCAGCCCCCGGTGTGAGAAAATTACTTCCCGAACTTTGTGTACCGGAATTATGTCCGTCGCATCCATCGGTGCACTCGGTCGCTTCGATTCACAAACGAAGACGATAAAACGACATTCCGTACACCGTATTTGAATGGTATGATTTGCTCAATGTGTAGTGCGTTCAGTTTCAAAGAACATTCATCAACAACTTTTCGTTTCATATTGAGCCTTATGTTCAGATCTCCGCGAACGTTTAAAGATGACGGCCCGATATAATTTAAATAGACAAtgacacattttataaaaaaaataatgtataattttgCGATTCTATGCAAATATTAGAGTGCTGACCGTTAACAACAATTGTGAACAATGTTTACACAGGTCAAACTACATCTCTATATTTTCCATAATTTCTTTCTGCAACAACATACCCGGTCGAAATATTGGCCTTTCACGTTTTGAAAATACCTTCCGATCGCGTTTTGCTATAGATCACGAACCGCCCGTTTAATTCGCGAACTGCAGCCAACATTCTTGAACGTTCGCCTTTACTGAACGCacttattacattatggtgaTGAAAGGAAGATGAAAGGAAGTTAAATTCTAAACATATGggtacatatatattatatttactgaTATTGTCACATAGAAAGTCCGATAAGCACATGCAACATTTAAACAAGTACATGGTAAACAGTATTTTGGATAGAACGTAAAAACCAAATTCTTTATAATACTGAAACTTACAGTTTTGTTACTGTCTTAATAAACATTGTATGACACGTTTAGATTATAGttgacaattaaattaaacaacataAAAGGTCAAAACATAATGATATATCTTGATGCATAACTCAATTGTTTCTTTAATActtgtttcttattttaaatatggTATACGTTATTTACTAAGACACGTCCATATAACGGACATGTTATTTGTCTCCTTTCTTTTCGAAATTACTTAGAATATAACGCACTATTTATTGATCAGGCATATACACACGTTAAACAGATCCATAATCAACGCCTTATACGCTCATAACACTGCAATATACTTCCTTTTAGTATTATAAATAAGCAGAGGTCATACAGAACACGCCAAAGCCACAAATAACATGCATTAAGATCAAGGGCCTTTTAACAAACACAAGCTCACAAACCAATTTACAAATATTCAATAATgacgttgtttttgttaaatataaggcaaaacaataaaaataggGATTATTACTTTTTAATTCTTGTTCACTGTGTACCTGTCCTTAAAAAGGCTTTTTCACGGACTAATCTTTATAATTAAGGTTTCGTTTTATagttacaaaaacaacatatgtAGAACTATtgaataaaactatttataatgttttttcagttttctttgctcaatattattattgtttaattacatgTTCTATAATAGCTTCAGAAAACGCAGTACTGTATAAAAAGAACAAACTGTCCTATGAAAGTTAGAATGGTTTATCGGTTTTATTTATCGTTGTACCTTTTGTCTTTCAAGAGACGATATACtacaaaatatttatgtacatgaTTAAACGTGTCAGTTGACTTTCCGTGTGACCAGGGCGATAAAAAAAGATGTTACTGTCCTTTTATTTAATCTAGCGTTAAGGACATTACCTTCTTTATTTTTCTATCTTCTCTAAGATGTGTTATTCTAAGATTTGTAAAGTCTAATTCGATCCCTATGCATATTCGTTAGCATACACCCGATATTTTGGGTATGTGCGCTTACTAATCGATATAGTAAGTCCccataaaacatgaaaatatctCAAAACTAGTTCatgcaattttataaaaaaaggaatGTTTAACCATATGTTAACATTGTATTAATCTAAAACTTAAGGAACAGTGGGCTAATAAAAGTATGTGCAATACAATTCGTTTACTTGCGTTGTTATCTAGTTTCTACTGCCACTTCCGAATTCGTatacatgccgatacattttagTTGAAATCGTTTGTCGATGCATCAATTCCGTGAGATAAgcaatttaaaaatcatttaaatgataaacataaCGAGTGTATCATCATAGCTAAGCCCTCGCTGCATTATGGTTACCCTGCAAATGTTCGGTGAGAGCGCGTCTTGTGCACAatacatgtgcgcaaagtgtcgtcccagtttagcctgtgcattccgcacaggcaaatcggggacgacactttccgctttaacgagattttcggtaaaaagggacttcctttaaacgaaaaataccattaaagcgaaaaagtgtcgtccctgataagcctttgcgaactgcacaagctaatctgggtcgacactttacgcaaatgcgttttgcccaattttcacagaacaaaacataaattagCAAACAATTAGTATAGAACGTGCCATCATACGCGCACAAGCACACAGGTTAGTTGAGAAGCGACACCCGTTGACACAATGCCGGTATGCTGAATGTTACATGTTACCTGTGTGTACTTCAATGCAACATTCGCATATGGGACAACCGTCGGTGCCGCACTTGTAGCCCAGTGAACACGATTTCGGGCACGAGAGAGCGGAGTTACACGTAAGCTTCTGCTCAGTATATATTTCCTTTACGGTCATTACGCCGATCActgaaataaacaagcaaattcgttgaattgatatcccccgccaatatgctgctggatacaaaagtgttatatttgacactcaaaagagcatttttttaagatacaaagtgCCGTCACTCCGTTATTAattgatggtgtacaatgccatttggcgtgcatcgtcctcttatccatatatatactcataccaagtttcaatgaaatccgccaaagaacttccaagatatggctccggacggacggaaagacggaaggacggaaagacggacggacggacgcacaaggccaaaacaatatccctccgccaatTGCGGGGGATAATTATGAGCTGAatgcacaaataaaataaatattgattgaaaatggtGGCAGATTTAGAATTTAGTGTAAGCATATGTAC carries:
- the LOC127865548 gene encoding uncharacterized protein LOC127865548, whose amino-acid sequence is MLGNVIILSFFVNYAAAYTVCPMHVECIPGCVKIDQWGCKTCACGPMMFHPGAGYRGMPGGGMGGGSFTPGTLGGGSMFGSNQGSAHTAEKPMKDCTGTMLCMMTCKGHYSLGDVQQNGCRACTCPKPQEVVTVQEVKPAPQPVYQEVKPVTHHECTGTKLCMMTCKGQYVLGEKGSDGCQSCACIPEQKIQVVQPAPKEEECHETTLCMLSCKNGYSLTPKCNDGCHNECQKCTCLEEKPAVLIVQQVEQKKECPKTLECMLTCKDGYHLGSNGADGCPTCSCLAPQRVIQVFEVKCAQALSCPRGCSVGYKCNTDGCPTCECIEPHVIGVMTVKEIYTEQKLTCNSALSCPKSCSLGYKCGTDGCPICECCIEVHTATECTDGCDGHNSGTQSSGSNFLTPGAGSSSSGGSGMGLGLPGGNSAGVNGGSGFGSSSGHGTGSSGGMGFTSTTGSGSNGGSVSGSGPFTATMGGGASTGNSVGQNPGTGFAPTVDSCGPFGCLPGNNNTDSSMGGLGGSITQTDGSANGNASPNGNFNNAHQTDTGNGLSQHGSFPDVQSGSNPYGNGNIDNGSGLGSGSIHQVDGGGAGSVSQFGNFNNIDQTFGSGSGSAVSPFQPGSATGSGSMATGGGSGSGAGMASPFNPGPATGGTGSESGGPFKPVSGGPAGNGAGMASGSSGNGSPGQGTGSGPFNQLANGGSGGNGGPYSSSLGSNWQSGSANGKGWANGGTDGPFSNGQGSGTSSGQFHNMNGSGNGTPLNGGHTAGSGAMGTGNGAIGSGANYGSGGQTGANLAGGSSSGQFGQAPGTGGTGPFAMTSGNGGQANNNSGLPMSPYSVAAGGNANGGPFAGAMNGGSGSSGSGPYSGAGSSGNGAQAGGSGSGSGGNNPFGTFGGNPYGSGFDNSYGAGPGHLTDGSGGNIEQNVGGYGTGPYVMGNSGSVMGGMGNAQSGSGTGPFSSAAGAANGGSKGGTGNGSPTTGSGTTSELTGAEMIAIIKECPVALKCMESCTSGYNLHWSEAQGCPICVCASGSGSVPSYIVQEDTRRSINILPLKPKHCVTFFNCSSQCMQGFATDRNGCPSCTCVGQPEAPLSKQQPLYCAGNFDCPLTCRHAYKCGQDGCPTCECISVTNVKPQVQVTAPQPSTGVSTLISKCSGTVKCMSECAHGYTLGTEGHDGCPQCTCINTQTSVCHDVCEKKPEVAVHACDVTVQCMASCTNGYVLMDAGSDGCPRCACKQPSCTSGCEETTHVIQLKTSECGSSCESSCTGECGSTSGGTVQLVSGGSSGGVSSGGGAVMTGGGSSGGAAGGAVGGGSGRMGGASGGQDCAPLPPNCHPYCIKYDVAHCRICECQSTGTGAYGG